From a single Ruegeria sp. HKCCD4315 genomic region:
- a CDS encoding LysR substrate-binding domain-containing protein — MILNLPYSALRAFEAVVRHSGFSPAATELGVSQSAVSQHVRSLEEWLGRELLVRGARQSRPTREGELLALAISEGLGRISDVCAQLRDKTRSDRTIVISCLPGFAFNWLFPRLLRFDMAHPDLSISIATDTGQFPFSGADADIGIRYGLGDYPGYQVDLLMNEQLFPVCAPSLLPDLRNVEDLARHTMLVDENLHHGAASPTWEFWARRCGLTLPNALRTRRLGQSNMVVQAAIEGLGVALGREPLVIDMMSDDRLVRPFKEMTQSPLSYWLVRPHETKDSAKVSEFLTWIHSEVATQPEIPQSASF, encoded by the coding sequence ATGATCTTGAACTTACCCTATTCCGCACTAAGAGCGTTCGAGGCCGTTGTCCGCCACTCGGGGTTTTCGCCTGCGGCGACGGAATTGGGCGTCAGCCAAAGTGCAGTCAGCCAGCATGTGCGCAGCCTTGAGGAATGGTTGGGGCGCGAGTTGCTGGTTCGGGGTGCACGCCAGTCACGCCCGACCCGCGAAGGCGAGCTACTCGCACTTGCGATCTCAGAAGGGTTAGGTCGCATTTCAGATGTGTGCGCGCAACTCAGGGACAAAACCCGTTCGGACAGGACAATTGTGATTTCTTGCCTGCCAGGTTTTGCCTTCAACTGGTTGTTTCCACGCCTTTTACGCTTTGATATGGCACATCCGGACCTGTCGATTTCTATTGCGACTGACACAGGGCAATTTCCATTTTCTGGTGCGGATGCCGATATCGGAATTCGGTACGGGTTGGGCGATTACCCTGGCTATCAGGTCGATTTGCTTATGAATGAGCAATTGTTCCCGGTCTGCGCGCCGTCGCTGTTGCCCGATCTGCGAAACGTTGAAGACCTCGCCAGACACACGATGCTGGTGGATGAGAACCTGCATCACGGGGCCGCCAGCCCCACATGGGAATTCTGGGCGCGGCGCTGTGGTCTGACTCTGCCAAACGCGCTTCGAACACGCCGATTGGGACAGTCCAATATGGTTGTGCAGGCGGCAATCGAAGGTTTAGGCGTGGCATTAGGGCGGGAACCGTTGGTCATTGATATGATGAGCGACGACCGCTTGGTCCGACCCTTCAAAGAAATGACCCAATCCCCGCTGTCTTATTGGCTGGTGCGACCGCATGAAACCAAAGACAGCGCCAAAGTGTCCGAGTTTCTGACATGGATTCACTCCGAAGTTGCCACGCAACCCGAAATCCCGCAGTCTGCATCTTTTTGA
- a CDS encoding carbohydrate ABC transporter permease: MRKGFITSPVLGALWLVIIASTVAVTMSFATGAAFRPQVGLSLIWGAVAGLTYVAFPARHAPARLAISVLLGLSCLSGLGPVLIGLDTTLQASLITVIAVAVVMHLSLAEILKELPFTELTRHEFEEAVIRFCTGFGYIFFTAIVVIPFYVMVMTSLKSQQALLQNPLDFSVDLSQGTALLRSYTELFRDFNFGTYLWTSFYVSVLTVFITLLFSVPGAYAVARFRFKGQKAFSRSILLIYMVPMIVLALPIYIAFSLTGLRNSILGIVMIYPVTTIPVALYMLQGYFRGLPTEVEEAGLMDGLSRLAVIWKITLPLSLPALASVSLYVFMIAWNEFLLAFMLLDDPSKFTLTRGVTMLNSSEIPRQHLMAGAVIATLPIMALFLGLERFMTKGLTAGSVKG, translated from the coding sequence ATGCGCAAAGGTTTCATCACTAGCCCGGTTCTGGGCGCACTCTGGTTGGTCATCATTGCCAGCACCGTCGCCGTCACCATGTCCTTCGCCACGGGCGCAGCGTTTCGCCCGCAGGTGGGGTTGAGCCTGATCTGGGGCGCGGTGGCAGGTCTTACTTATGTTGCGTTTCCGGCGCGCCATGCTCCGGCGCGTTTGGCGATCTCTGTGCTATTGGGTTTGTCTTGTCTAAGCGGTTTGGGCCCCGTCCTGATTGGTCTGGATACGACGCTGCAGGCAAGCCTAATCACTGTCATCGCGGTTGCGGTTGTGATGCACCTGTCATTGGCCGAGATCCTTAAGGAACTGCCCTTCACCGAACTGACACGCCATGAATTCGAAGAGGCGGTGATCCGCTTTTGCACCGGATTCGGGTATATCTTTTTCACGGCCATTGTCGTCATCCCATTCTATGTGATGGTGATGACCAGCCTGAAATCTCAGCAGGCTCTATTGCAGAACCCGTTGGATTTCTCAGTAGACCTGAGCCAGGGCACTGCATTGTTACGCAGCTATACCGAGCTGTTCCGCGACTTCAATTTCGGCACTTATCTCTGGACGTCCTTCTATGTCTCGGTCCTGACTGTGTTCATCACGTTGCTGTTCAGTGTCCCCGGTGCCTATGCGGTGGCGCGGTTCCGGTTCAAAGGGCAAAAGGCGTTTTCGCGGTCGATCCTGCTGATCTACATGGTTCCGATGATCGTTCTGGCGCTGCCGATTTATATCGCGTTTTCGCTGACTGGTCTGCGGAACTCGATCCTTGGCATTGTCATGATCTACCCGGTCACGACGATCCCCGTCGCGCTTTACATGCTGCAGGGTTACTTTCGAGGTCTTCCGACTGAAGTTGAAGAGGCTGGTCTGATGGATGGTCTGTCGCGTTTGGCTGTGATTTGGAAGATCACCCTGCCGCTCAGCCTGCCTGCGCTGGCCTCGGTATCGCTCTATGTTTTCATGATTGCGTGGAACGAGTTCCTGCTTGCTTTCATGCTGCTGGACGATCCGTCGAAATTCACACTGACCCGAGGCGTTACAATGCTGAATTCCTCGGAAATTCCCCGACAACATCTGATGGCTGGTGCGGTGATCGCCACCTTACCGATCATGGCGTTGTTTCTGGGACTTGAACGTTTCATGACCAAGGGCCTGACTGCGGGGTCCGTCAAAGGATGA
- a CDS encoding ABC transporter substrate-binding protein, with protein sequence MKLTPKAARLMLGSSLALALTAMSVQADTIRFWTTEEQPERLAKQQEMADQFKAETGTTVEVIPVTETDLGTRATAAFAAGDLPDVVYHPLQYALPWAEAGILDTEAATEVIEELGADTFAPGALGMAAFNGETASVPVDGWTQMVVYRKDLFEEAGLEAPDSFADIQAALEALHNPPEMYGFVSATKVDENFMSQVLEHVFLANGVSPVGPDGFQPLDEAKTTEVLDFYKAISKASPPGELFWKQSRELYFDGKAAMIIWSPFILDELAGLRDSAPPTINDDPTSRDLASKTGIVTKLSGPSNPDGAAWGDVRYFGITNDADTDAAMEFVKFAMDDGYTQTLAIAPEGKFPVRRGNADNPTAFSEAWAELPVGVDRKAPLGELYEQAMIDEIVGGLDVAQRWGVAEGQLALASKMINSQAINRVVRQYIDDEIDAAAAVAAMNEELAKVQ encoded by the coding sequence ATGAAACTTACACCAAAAGCAGCCAGGCTGATGCTCGGCTCTTCGTTGGCACTGGCGCTGACGGCCATGTCGGTACAGGCGGACACGATCCGTTTCTGGACGACCGAAGAGCAGCCCGAGCGTCTGGCGAAACAGCAGGAAATGGCTGACCAGTTTAAGGCTGAGACCGGAACAACCGTCGAGGTGATACCTGTCACAGAAACAGATTTGGGCACCCGCGCAACCGCAGCCTTTGCCGCAGGTGACTTGCCAGATGTTGTCTACCACCCGTTGCAGTACGCCCTGCCGTGGGCCGAAGCTGGCATTCTGGACACCGAAGCTGCGACCGAAGTGATCGAAGAACTGGGCGCTGATACTTTCGCTCCGGGTGCCTTGGGCATGGCGGCGTTCAATGGTGAGACCGCCTCGGTTCCGGTGGATGGCTGGACGCAAATGGTTGTCTATCGCAAGGACCTGTTCGAAGAGGCCGGCTTGGAGGCGCCTGACAGTTTTGCTGATATTCAGGCCGCACTTGAGGCGCTGCATAACCCGCCAGAAATGTATGGTTTTGTTTCGGCCACCAAAGTTGACGAGAACTTCATGAGCCAGGTGCTGGAGCATGTTTTCCTGGCAAACGGTGTCAGCCCTGTTGGCCCCGATGGGTTCCAGCCGCTTGATGAGGCCAAGACCACCGAAGTTCTGGATTTCTACAAGGCTATTTCCAAAGCTTCGCCTCCCGGTGAGCTGTTCTGGAAGCAATCGCGCGAGCTGTATTTTGATGGTAAAGCCGCCATGATCATATGGTCGCCATTTATTCTGGACGAATTGGCTGGTCTGCGCGACAGTGCCCCGCCGACCATCAACGACGACCCGACCTCGCGCGATCTGGCCAGCAAGACTGGTATCGTTACCAAACTGTCCGGCCCGTCGAACCCCGATGGCGCGGCCTGGGGTGATGTGCGGTATTTCGGTATCACCAACGATGCAGACACCGACGCGGCGATGGAATTCGTAAAGTTTGCCATGGATGACGGTTATACCCAGACGCTGGCTATTGCGCCTGAGGGTAAGTTCCCCGTGCGCCGTGGTAATGCAGACAATCCGACCGCGTTCTCTGAAGCCTGGGCGGAACTGCCCGTCGGTGTCGATCGCAAGGCCCCTCTGGGCGAGCTGTATGAACAGGCCATGATCGACGAGATTGTTGGTGGTCTGGACGTGGCGCAGCGCTGGGGCGTAGCCGAAGGTCAATTGGCGCTGGCGTCGAAAATGATCAACTCTCAGGCCATCAATCGTGTTGTACGCCAGTACATTGATGACGAGATCGACGCAGCCGCAGCGGTTGCAGCCATGAACGAAGAGCTGGCGAAGGTTCAGTAA
- the cbiM gene encoding cobalt transporter CbiM, with translation MHIVDGALSNPVVIGGAIAAAGGIAIGLKSLDLDRIPTAGVLSASFFVASLIHVPIGPSSVHLILNGLAGLLLGWAAFPALFVGLLLQAVFFGFGGLTVLGINTVNIALPAVLTWMIFGRLIARGSPLQGAVWGGISGAFSIAATTALVAVSLALSGDEFLPAAKLVFFAHIPVMAIEAVLTGFAILLARKVKPELFLIGAPE, from the coding sequence ATGCACATCGTGGACGGAGCCCTTTCGAACCCAGTTGTGATCGGCGGCGCAATCGCAGCGGCTGGCGGCATTGCCATAGGGCTGAAATCGCTGGACCTGGACCGCATTCCCACGGCGGGCGTGCTGTCGGCCAGCTTTTTTGTAGCCTCGCTGATCCATGTGCCGATCGGCCCGTCCTCTGTGCATTTGATACTGAACGGTCTAGCTGGGCTTTTGCTTGGCTGGGCCGCTTTTCCTGCGCTGTTTGTTGGCTTGCTGCTTCAAGCCGTGTTTTTTGGTTTTGGCGGTTTGACTGTGCTTGGGATTAACACGGTCAACATCGCACTTCCGGCGGTGCTGACATGGATGATCTTTGGCCGTCTGATCGCACGCGGCTCTCCGCTGCAGGGCGCTGTTTGGGGCGGCATCAGCGGAGCATTTTCGATTGCAGCCACTACGGCCCTTGTCGCTGTCTCTCTGGCTCTGTCTGGTGACGAATTCCTACCAGCCGCGAAACTGGTCTTTTTTGCACATATTCCCGTTATGGCAATCGAAGCGGTACTTACCGGTTTTGCTATTCTATTGGCCCGCAAGGTCAAGCCTGAACTCTTTCTTATAGGCGCCCCCGAATGA
- the cbiQ gene encoding cobalt ECF transporter T component CbiQ, whose product MAHALEPQAKTLAEADASAPFGVIGELDPRMRIVMACFFAVVTVSLSSIPALIVALAISIGLLLMSRLPVRRTLKRMAMMDSFIIFMLILLPFSMPGDAMFTLFGYPASWQGLWKAIEIALTANAVVLTLMVLVGTLEPVTLGHALHKLRCPDALVHLLMFTIRYIEVLREEYLRLRGAMKVRGFRPGTNWHTYRSFGYLVGMMLVRAIERSERILSAMKCRGFSGRLLLLQDFHLTLRDCLFAVTLGSICLGLLCLDFL is encoded by the coding sequence ATGGCTCACGCTCTGGAACCCCAGGCAAAGACGCTGGCCGAGGCTGATGCCAGCGCACCCTTCGGGGTGATCGGAGAGTTGGACCCTCGGATGCGGATCGTGATGGCGTGCTTTTTCGCTGTTGTAACGGTTTCGCTATCCAGCATCCCCGCGTTGATTGTGGCTCTGGCAATCTCTATCGGCCTGCTTTTGATGTCTCGCCTACCCGTGCGCCGCACACTTAAACGCATGGCCATGATGGACAGCTTTATCATCTTCATGTTGATACTTTTGCCCTTTTCCATGCCCGGTGACGCGATGTTCACCCTGTTTGGGTATCCGGCCAGTTGGCAGGGACTGTGGAAAGCCATTGAGATTGCTCTGACAGCCAACGCCGTGGTCCTGACCCTGATGGTTCTGGTCGGTACGTTGGAACCCGTCACTCTGGGTCATGCTTTGCACAAACTGCGCTGCCCAGATGCTCTTGTGCATTTGCTGATGTTCACCATCAGATATATCGAAGTCTTGCGCGAAGAATATCTGCGCCTTCGCGGGGCCATGAAAGTTCGTGGTTTCCGCCCCGGCACCAACTGGCACACTTATCGCAGCTTTGGCTATCTGGTTGGCATGATGCTGGTGCGTGCCATCGAACGGTCAGAACGCATACTTAGCGCCATGAAATGCCGCGGGTTTTCTGGGCGGCTACTTTTGCTGCAGGATTTTCATCTGACCCTGCGCGACTGCTTGTTCGCTGTGACCCTGGGTTCGATCTGCCTCGGTCTTCTTTGTCTGGATTTCCTATGA
- a CDS encoding aromatic ring-hydroxylating dioxygenase subunit alpha: MFLRNCWYVAAWSKDVGRELKAETFLGENIVLYRQLDGTPVALEDACPHRKLPLSKGNLIGDVVECGYHGLKFDCSGKCTDSPTQRGMTPRRAVVKSYPVVDRYRYLWIWMGDPALADPDKIFPIENFDDPSWGKTDGGVMDIDCHYLWVCDNLLDPSHVAWVHVTSFAGAGTDEEPLDVEKTDRGVIVSRWIENKPPSPYYANLVAFEGDCDRLQHYEMCLPAIALNKSVYTPVGTGGYGKPPVDKTYVNISYNFMTPIDEDRTRYFWFQHRNTDPDNAEVSKFMNDGARMAFLEDKEVLEEVHLGMKHAKTPHIDLGLDKGAKLFRKALDTAIEAETASADIAVQA; the protein is encoded by the coding sequence ATGTTTTTGAGAAACTGTTGGTATGTCGCCGCCTGGAGCAAGGACGTCGGGCGCGAGCTGAAGGCCGAGACGTTTCTGGGTGAAAACATCGTGCTCTATCGACAACTGGACGGTACCCCGGTCGCGCTAGAAGATGCTTGTCCCCACCGTAAACTACCCCTTTCAAAGGGCAACCTGATCGGCGATGTTGTCGAATGCGGTTATCACGGCTTAAAATTCGATTGCTCAGGCAAATGTACTGATAGCCCAACCCAGCGCGGAATGACCCCGCGCCGGGCGGTCGTAAAATCCTATCCGGTGGTGGATCGGTACAGGTATCTTTGGATTTGGATGGGTGATCCTGCCCTTGCGGATCCGGACAAGATTTTTCCGATTGAGAACTTTGATGACCCCAGCTGGGGTAAAACCGATGGTGGTGTGATGGATATCGACTGCCATTACCTGTGGGTCTGCGACAACCTACTGGACCCCAGCCATGTGGCCTGGGTCCATGTCACGTCTTTTGCGGGCGCGGGCACGGATGAAGAACCGCTGGATGTTGAGAAAACCGATCGCGGTGTGATCGTGTCACGCTGGATCGAAAACAAACCGCCTTCACCGTACTACGCAAATCTGGTCGCGTTCGAGGGCGACTGTGATCGGCTGCAGCACTACGAGATGTGCCTGCCTGCCATCGCGCTGAACAAGTCCGTTTACACGCCCGTTGGCACCGGCGGCTATGGCAAACCCCCGGTCGACAAGACCTATGTCAATATCTCGTACAATTTCATGACGCCGATTGACGAAGACCGCACCCGCTATTTCTGGTTCCAGCATCGCAATACAGATCCAGACAATGCTGAAGTGTCAAAGTTCATGAATGACGGCGCGCGTATGGCCTTTCTTGAGGACAAAGAGGTGTTGGAGGAGGTGCATCTTGGCATGAAGCACGCCAAGACACCTCATATCGATCTTGGCTTGGACAAGGGGGCCAAACTGTTCCGCAAGGCGCTGGACACTGCCATTGAAGCTGAGACGGCATCCGCCGATATTGCAGTTCAGGCCTGA
- a CDS encoding DUF4198 domain-containing protein: MKHFLLAAAATAALPALAQAHFLLEYTEDTMIERPGDVPVKLVFWHPFEAGHVMTLEKPEEFYVIHNGEKTDLLGTLEETTFEGPENSAKAFLGSVPVKRSGDYVLVTVPAPYYEESEDIYIQQITKAYLNRNELPTDWNQPQGLATEILPLNKPYNVIAGSTFTGRVLSEGEPVAGAEIEIEYMAAEPDLAGNGAKDATASPLPGGALVAISDENGYFTFGVPKAGYWGFAALGAGPKTEHEGKELSQDAVIWIRAWDLE; encoded by the coding sequence GTGAAACACTTTTTGTTGGCCGCGGCCGCTACTGCGGCGCTGCCCGCGCTGGCTCAGGCTCATTTCTTGCTGGAATACACCGAGGATACCATGATCGAGCGTCCGGGCGACGTTCCTGTCAAGTTGGTCTTCTGGCATCCGTTTGAAGCCGGGCACGTGATGACCCTGGAAAAGCCAGAAGAATTCTATGTGATCCACAATGGTGAAAAGACCGATCTGCTGGGTACATTGGAAGAAACCACATTCGAAGGCCCCGAAAACAGCGCCAAGGCATTTCTTGGTTCGGTCCCGGTTAAGCGGTCCGGCGACTATGTGCTGGTGACGGTACCTGCGCCTTACTACGAAGAATCCGAGGATATCTATATCCAGCAGATCACTAAGGCTTACCTGAACCGCAATGAACTGCCCACCGACTGGAATCAACCGCAAGGGCTGGCGACCGAAATTCTGCCGTTGAACAAGCCCTATAACGTCATTGCAGGTTCCACCTTCACCGGCCGTGTACTGAGCGAAGGCGAGCCGGTTGCCGGTGCTGAAATCGAAATCGAATACATGGCAGCTGAGCCCGATCTGGCGGGAAACGGTGCGAAAGATGCCACGGCATCCCCACTACCGGGCGGCGCATTGGTCGCGATTTCAGATGAGAACGGCTATTTCACCTTTGGCGTACCGAAAGCGGGTTACTGGGGTTTTGCCGCTTTGGGTGCGGGCCCAAAAACCGAACATGAAGGCAAAGAACTGAGCCAGGATGCTGTGATCTGGATCCGCGCCTGGGATCTGGAGTAA
- a CDS encoding carbohydrate ABC transporter permease translates to MTSATPPTGTGALAKREARLAWTLLAPTVISVSLVVILPLLAIFWISFKPFTLSDLRPPAPVVRESLRGSGDDLRIEYRLRNSSQEIAIDGVTLSDVLPDGVVAGDVAAPCVLDGQDLFCDFGTLEGGQRERIRIPVDVDGDPDAFEDVVEASEPRVTGSGPNVLTNFEFSLDNYARVFDGAEFWGVLWVTLFYTVFGTIGALVMGLFAALLLNKSFKGQGFIRGLYLFPYVAPVIAVAFTWVTLFDPFSGSANALLIQMGLTSAPINFFGERPLALIMVTVFEIWRYFPLSFLFILARMQSIDSSMYEAADMDGASPFQKFWLLSIPQLLGILSVLFLLRFIWTFNKFDDIFLLTGGNAGTRTLTVNVYEQAFAISNIGAGAAVAVVILLCLIAFSFVFFRFISREEGL, encoded by the coding sequence ATGACTTCGGCCACCCCACCGACCGGAACCGGGGCGTTAGCCAAACGCGAGGCGCGTCTGGCCTGGACGCTGCTGGCTCCGACCGTGATCAGTGTATCGCTTGTGGTGATCTTGCCTTTGCTGGCAATCTTCTGGATCAGCTTCAAGCCGTTTACCCTGTCCGATCTGCGCCCACCCGCACCGGTTGTGCGTGAAAGCCTGCGCGGATCGGGCGACGATCTGCGGATTGAATACCGTCTGCGCAACTCCAGTCAGGAGATCGCAATCGACGGCGTCACCCTTAGCGACGTTCTGCCCGACGGTGTCGTTGCGGGGGACGTTGCCGCCCCCTGCGTTTTGGACGGGCAGGACCTGTTTTGTGACTTCGGCACTCTTGAAGGGGGCCAGCGTGAGCGTATCCGCATTCCCGTTGACGTGGACGGCGACCCCGATGCCTTTGAAGACGTGGTCGAAGCGTCAGAACCGCGTGTGACCGGAAGCGGGCCGAACGTTCTGACCAACTTTGAATTCAGCCTCGACAACTATGCTCGCGTCTTTGACGGAGCTGAGTTCTGGGGCGTGCTTTGGGTCACGCTGTTTTACACGGTGTTCGGAACCATTGGCGCCTTGGTCATGGGCCTGTTTGCAGCGCTTTTGCTGAATAAAAGCTTCAAAGGGCAGGGGTTCATCCGGGGCCTTTACCTGTTTCCCTATGTCGCTCCTGTCATTGCGGTGGCCTTTACCTGGGTCACGCTGTTTGATCCGTTTTCGGGTTCTGCCAATGCGCTTTTGATCCAGATGGGTCTGACCAGTGCACCGATCAATTTCTTCGGCGAACGCCCTTTGGCGCTGATCATGGTCACGGTGTTCGAAATCTGGCGCTATTTCCCGCTGTCCTTCCTGTTCATCCTGGCGCGGATGCAATCCATTGATAGCAGCATGTATGAAGCTGCTGATATGGATGGAGCGTCGCCCTTCCAGAAGTTCTGGTTGCTGAGCATCCCGCAATTGTTGGGCATCCTGTCGGTACTGTTCCTTCTGCGCTTTATCTGGACGTTCAACAAGTTCGACGACATTTTCCTGCTGACCGGTGGTAATGCGGGTACCCGCACACTGACTGTGAATGTCTATGAGCAGGCGTTTGCGATCTCAAACATCGGGGCAGGAGCGGCGGTGGCCGTGGTTATCCTGCTGTGCCTGATCGCCTTCAGCTTTGTCTTCTTCCGCTTCATCAGCCGTGAGGAGGGTCTGTGA
- a CDS encoding LacI family DNA-binding transcriptional regulator, which produces MANPELQQRQIRSQRAASGGRVKLDELAHHLGLSKSTVSRALNGYSDISESTRKRVEVTARKMGYRPLSHAQAIRTGRVRAIAMVINSEEPDRHNPFFQDFLAGACEAASASDWTMTISTAKSKQDMLNVLGRLVEERKADGFILPRTEVDDARVGYLSDLQVPFILYGRTGYGRTGYQDDTSWFDISGEIAMSDAVERLVRFGHSRIGFVGSDPKFNYSHLRRDGYVDGLRAAGLPVDPELIREGARTREEGAAEARALLRLPVPPTAIVFATDQAALGSYSVCAEFGLEIGRDVSVLGYDGVPECQYASPGLTTFSVDSKRAGERLATMLIRQTRGEEPATLRELSQAVLIERDSDGPPLLTSNELAKKIKRSMEDNRGGNRP; this is translated from the coding sequence ATGGCGAATCCCGAATTGCAACAGCGACAAATCCGGTCCCAGCGCGCCGCGTCCGGTGGGCGGGTGAAGCTTGACGAATTGGCACATCACCTTGGCCTTTCGAAAAGCACCGTGTCGCGTGCATTGAACGGGTATTCCGACATCTCAGAATCAACGCGAAAGCGTGTTGAGGTGACGGCGCGCAAGATGGGGTATCGCCCGCTCAGCCATGCTCAGGCTATTCGAACGGGGCGCGTGCGTGCCATTGCCATGGTCATCAACAGTGAAGAACCGGACCGGCACAATCCGTTTTTTCAGGACTTTCTGGCAGGGGCTTGTGAAGCTGCAAGTGCGTCTGACTGGACGATGACAATCTCGACCGCGAAGTCGAAGCAGGACATGTTAAATGTTTTGGGCCGTTTGGTCGAAGAACGAAAGGCCGATGGATTTATCCTGCCGCGTACCGAAGTAGATGACGCGCGAGTTGGGTACCTCAGCGACCTGCAGGTGCCTTTCATCCTTTATGGTCGGACAGGATATGGCCGAACCGGCTATCAGGACGATACGTCGTGGTTTGATATTTCCGGCGAAATAGCCATGAGCGACGCGGTCGAACGTCTGGTCCGTTTTGGTCACAGCCGTATCGGGTTTGTCGGCAGTGATCCCAAGTTCAACTACAGCCACCTGCGTCGGGATGGCTATGTCGACGGGCTTAGGGCTGCAGGATTGCCAGTCGATCCCGAATTGATCCGAGAAGGCGCGCGCACCCGCGAGGAAGGGGCCGCTGAAGCGCGCGCTTTATTGCGTCTTCCTGTCCCGCCGACCGCGATTGTATTTGCGACGGATCAGGCTGCACTGGGAAGCTACTCTGTCTGCGCAGAATTTGGCCTTGAGATCGGGCGCGATGTCTCGGTTCTTGGATATGACGGGGTCCCGGAATGCCAATACGCCAGCCCCGGGCTGACGACGTTCAGCGTCGACTCCAAACGGGCAGGCGAACGCCTTGCAACGATGCTTATACGTCAGACCCGAGGGGAAGAGCCCGCAACTTTGCGCGAGCTCAGCCAGGCGGTGCTGATTGAACGCGACTCTGACGGGCCGCCACTGCTGACCTCGAACGAGTTGGCGAAAAAAATCAAACGATCCATGGAAGACAATCGGGGAGGAAACCGACCATGA
- a CDS encoding cobalt ABC transporter permease has protein sequence MRHLIFAVAVWLTPLPALAHKVITGVFPAGDAIEGELGFSNGDMAENQEVVVYGPDGAELGRTVTNTDGFFLYTPTEPVAHTFKADLGAGHLAEVTMPAEEVAEILGVDAELVKPATQVENANDAATTVASLTDEERAAIAQAVRDETRPLRREIAAYREHNDLQTVLGGIGYIIGLFGIGFYVAARRKMAA, from the coding sequence ATGAGACATCTGATTTTTGCAGTTGCGGTATGGCTTACCCCACTTCCTGCGCTGGCCCATAAAGTTATCACAGGGGTCTTTCCCGCAGGCGACGCGATTGAAGGGGAATTGGGCTTTTCCAACGGCGACATGGCTGAAAACCAGGAAGTTGTTGTTTACGGCCCCGATGGCGCTGAACTGGGGCGAACAGTCACAAATACCGATGGATTCTTCCTCTACACCCCCACCGAACCTGTCGCGCACACGTTCAAAGCAGATCTGGGCGCTGGTCATCTAGCCGAGGTCACCATGCCCGCCGAGGAAGTGGCTGAGATTTTGGGCGTGGATGCCGAGCTTGTAAAACCTGCTACGCAGGTTGAAAACGCAAACGATGCCGCGACGACTGTTGCGTCATTAACCGACGAGGAGCGCGCGGCCATTGCCCAAGCGGTACGAGACGAAACCCGCCCTCTGCGCCGTGAGATTGCAGCCTATCGCGAACACAACGACTTGCAGACCGTTCTGGGTGGGATCGGCTACATTATCGGTCTGTTCGGCATCGGCTTTTATGTCGCTGCACGCCGGAAAATGGCCGCCTGA
- a CDS encoding energy-coupling factor ABC transporter ATP-binding protein — MTILKLEDIHFAYPGQAYVLDGASLSLDPGQRLSIAGPNGAGKSTLFRIALGLQKPTAGRVIALGKDRRAEADFHEVRREIGLVFQDPDDQLFCPTVAEDIAFGPLNLGRSKAEALAIVDKVLSDLGLMHLRDRITHKLSGGEKRLVTLAAVLAMEPQALLLDEPTNALDTKNEARLLEILKDLPQAILLVSHAPSFRQALAPDTLELRNGKLVSAGF, encoded by the coding sequence ATGACGATCCTTAAACTCGAAGATATCCATTTCGCCTATCCCGGGCAGGCATACGTGCTGGACGGTGCATCGCTTTCACTTGATCCGGGGCAACGCCTGTCAATAGCAGGGCCCAATGGCGCGGGAAAATCTACGCTGTTTCGCATTGCCCTTGGGTTGCAGAAACCAACTGCAGGACGCGTGATTGCCCTTGGCAAGGACCGACGGGCCGAAGCAGATTTCCACGAGGTACGCCGAGAGATCGGGCTGGTGTTTCAAGACCCCGACGACCAACTGTTTTGCCCCACCGTCGCAGAAGACATCGCGTTCGGACCGCTCAATCTGGGCCGCAGCAAGGCCGAAGCGCTTGCCATCGTTGACAAGGTTCTGTCCGATCTGGGCTTGATGCACCTGCGGGACCGCATCACGCATAAATTGTCCGGGGGCGAAAAACGGCTTGTAACCCTTGCCGCCGTGCTGGCAATGGAGCCGCAAGCGCTGTTATTGGACGAACCGACCAATGCGCTCGACACCAAGAACGAGGCCCGTCTGCTGGAGATCCTAAAGGATCTGCCACAGGCCATTTTGCTGGTCAGCCATGCCCCATCCTTCCGCCAGGCATTGGCGCCGGACACGCTTGAGCTGAGAAATGGAAAGCTTGTTTCGGCTGGATTTTGA